The Streptomyces sp. NBC_00335 DNA window GAACATCGGCGACACACTGCCGCCGCTGGAGATACCGGTCAGCCGCACCCTGATCGTCGCGGGCGCGATCGCCTCCCGCGACTACCAGGACGTGCACCACGACGCGGTGCTCGCGCGGGAGAAGGGCTCCCCGGACATCTTCATGAACATCCTGACGACCAACGGTCTGGTCGGCCGGTACATCACCGACCACCTCGGCCCGCGCGCGGTCCTGCGCAAGGTCGCGATCCGCCTCGGTGCCCCGAACCACCCGGGCGACACCA harbors:
- a CDS encoding MaoC family dehydratase, which produces MNIGDTLPPLEIPVSRTLIVAGAIASRDYQDVHHDAVLAREKGSPDIFMNILTTNGLVGRYITDHLGPRAVLRKVAIRLGAPNHPGDTMTLTGTVTALDGDTAEIRVIGANSIGHHVTGTVTVTLDTTANGPDAPGTPATPGTPEGTA